The proteins below are encoded in one region of Helianthus annuus cultivar XRQ/B chromosome 2, HanXRQr2.0-SUNRISE, whole genome shotgun sequence:
- the LOC110910442 gene encoding probable serine incorporator: MWAAGCLASCCASCACSACQSVVSGISRRSARIAYCGLFALSLIVAWILREVAAPLMEKIPWINHFYETPDREWFETDAVLRVSLGNFLFFSILALLMVGVKNQRDPRDSLHHGGWMMKVICWCLLVILMFFLPNGVISFYESTSKFGSGLFLLVQVVLLLDFVHSWNDKWVGYDEQFWYAALLVVSLVCYVATFSFSGLLFYLFTPSGHDCGLNTFFIVMILILVFVFAVITLHPKVSGSILPASVISLYCMYLCYSGLASEPRDYACNGLHNHSKAVSTGTLTIGLLTTVLSVVYSAVRAGSSTTLLSPPSSPRAGGEKPLLPLDKRDEHEEKEKNKPVTYSYSFFHIIFSLASMYSAMLLTGWSTSVGESGRLVDVGWPSVWVRMLTSWATAGLFIWSMVAPHLFPDREF, translated from the exons ATGTGGGCAGCTGGTTGCCTGGCTTCTTGCTGTGCATCATGTGCTTGCAGTGCATGCCAATCAGTGGTTTCCGGGATTAGTCGTCGGTCTGCTCGTATTGCGTATTGTGGACTTTTTGCTCTTTCTTTGATTGTGGCATGGATACTTAGAGAAGTTGCTGCACCACTCATGGAAAAGATCCCAT GGATTAATCATTTCTATGAAACGCCCGATAGAGAGTGGTTTGAGACCGACGCTGTTTTGCGAGTTAGTTTGGGgaatttcttgtttttctcaattttagctcttttaaTGGTTGGTGTGAAAAATCAGAGGGACCCACGCGATAGTTTGCATCATGGTGGATGGATGATGAAAGTCATTTGCTGGTGTCTTTTGGTAATCCTTATGTTTTTCCTTCCAAATGGGGTCATCAGTTTTTACG AGTCAACATCGAAGTTCGGCTCAGGATTATTTCTTCTCGTTCAAGTTGTACTCTTGTTGGACTTTGTTCATAGCTGGAATGACAaatgggttggatatgatgaacaGTTCTG GTATGCAGCCTTGCTTGTTGTTTCACTCGTATGTTATGTGGCCACATTCTCGTTCTCTGGACTTCTTTTCTATTTGTTTACCCCATCGGGACATGACTGCGGGCTCAATACTTTCTTTATTGTGATGATCCTGATTCTTGTGTTTGTGTTTGCTGTCATCACTTTACATCCTAAA GTAAGTGGAAGCATTCTGCCCGCCTCTGTTATTTCGTTGTACTGCATGTACCTTTGCTATAGCGGGCTTGCAAGTGAACCAAGAGATTATGCTTGCAACGGGCTCCACAATCATTCTAAAGCTGTTAGCACCGGCACACTTACTATCGGGTTGCTCACAACTGTGCTCTCTGTCGTTTACTCTGCTGTTCGGGCCGGATCTTCTACGACTCTGCTTTCCCCTCCAAGCTCACCTCGTGCAG GTGGTGAGAAGCCTTTGCTTCCATTGGACAAAAGAGATGAGcatgaagagaaagagaaaaacaAGCCTGTTACATATTCATATTCTTTCTTCCACATCATCTTCTCACTTGCTAGCATGTACTCTGCAATGCTTTTAACTGGGTGGTCAACTTCGGTTGGGGAGAGCGGCAGGTTGGTGGACGTTGGGTGGCCCTCGGTGTGGGTCCGGATGTTGACCTCGTGGGCCACCGCCGGTTTGTTCATCTGGTCAATGGTTGCACCTCACCTCTTTCCTGATAGGGAGTTCTGA